Proteins from one Impatiens glandulifera chromosome 2, dImpGla2.1, whole genome shotgun sequence genomic window:
- the LOC124924663 gene encoding MADS-box transcription factor 51-like translates to MTKETINQCDKREKNFGTGKKKIQIERIDNKKQKSVAFSKRRMGLFKKADQYRKSTGCKIAAIAFSPAGHLYTTDGGDGTSVDEIVDNYLSLAGLPSTRNGLPSTRNEDDSSSSSSDAAKLTGWILDEIIAGEKSNGDDPLAMKALLEMIKQEVDNRITC, encoded by the coding sequence ATGACGAAGGAAACGATCAACCAATGTGATAAAAGAGAGAAGAATTTTGGGACGGGAAAAAAGAAGATCCAGATAGAAAGAATTGATAATAAAAAGCAGAAATCGGTGGCCTTCTCCAAACGGAGAATGGGCCTCTTTAAGAAGGCGGATCAATACCGCAAAAGTACTGGCTGTAAGATCGCCGCCATTGCCTTCTCACCGGCGGGTCATCTGTACACCACCGACGGCGGAGACGGCACGTCTGTTGATGAAATTGTCGACAATTATCTGAGTTTGGCTGGTCTTCCATCCACGAGAAATGGTCTTCCATCCACGAGAAATGAAGACGATAGTAGTAGCAGCAGCAGCGATGCGGCAAAGCTGACTGGGTGGATATTAGACGAGATTATTGCTGGAGAGAAGAGTAATGGAGATGATCCCCTTGCGATGAAGGCCTTATTGGAGATGATTAAACAGGAGGTCGACAACCGCATAACATGCTAG
- the LOC124924664 gene encoding benzyl alcohol O-benzoyltransferase-like — protein sequence MEQLVFTVRRQEAKLVVPAKLTPRVHLPLSDIDDQEGLRFHIPIIKFYGGSHFQSDKDPVKVIREALSEALVFYYPFAGRLREELPGRKLIVDCTGELGILFIEADADVTLKELGVPLQPPFPYLKDLLHDVPGSDGILGCPLLLIQVTRLTCGGFVLACRFNHTMCDGTGLAQFLTAAGELARGRQAPSVPPVWERKLLSARDPPRVTFTHHEFDELVEVPIEDLDHRSFFFGSDEVMALRQLVFDQDQLGRRCTSFELMIACIWRCRTIALGLEPNEDVRVHFVVNARKKYKPHLPTGYYGNASAFPAALTTAGMLCTQPLGYALKLVIEAKEVVTEEYMRSMTDLMVLRGRPPYMGAHSFFISDVRHVGFVDVDFGWGKACYTGLTSSCATALPSQVMRLFNFFVCGKNDKDEDGALLLLSLPPTAMKVFEDEMQRLLKHGYHILSTLQT from the coding sequence ATGGAACAGTTGGTGTTTACGGTGAGAAGACAAGAAGCAAAACTTGTGGTTCCGGCTAAGCTGACCCCTCGTGTTCACTTGCCACTTTCAGACATCGATGACCAAGAGGGTCTTCGTTTTCATATTCCCATCATAAAGTTCTATGGCGGATCCCACTTCCAGAGTGACAAAGATCCAGTTAAGGTTATTCGTGAAGCCCTCTCCGAGGCATTGGTATTTTACTATCCATTTGCCGGTCGCCTAAGGGAAGAATTACCAGGGCGCAAACTTATCGTGGATTGCACCGGAGAACTAGGAATCTTGTTTATTGAGGCCGATGCTGACGTTACGCTCAAGGAGTTAGGCGTCCCCCTTCAACCTCCGTTCCCTTACTTGAAAGACCTTCTTCACGATGTTCCGGGCTCAGACGGTATACTTGGATGTCCATTGCTTTTAATTCAGGTCACGCGCCTCACGTGTGGCGGCTTCGTCCTGGCATGCCGCTTCAATCACACCATGTGCGACGGGACAGGACTGGCTCAATTCCTAACCGCTGCCGGAGAACTTGCACGAGGCCGCCAAGCACCTTCTGTACCGCCCGTGTGGGAGAGAAAACTGTTGAGCGCCAGGGATCCACCCCGCGTGACATTCACTCATCACGAATTCGATGAGTTGGTCGAAGTCCCAATTGAGGATTTAGATCATCGCTCTTTCTTTTTTGGATCAGACGAAGTGATGGCATTGAGACAACTCGTATTTGATCAAGACCAGCTCGGTCGTCGCTGTACCTCATTCGAATTGATGATTGCATGCATCTGGCGATGCCGCACCATCGCTCTCGGGTTGGAACCAAACGAGGATGTGCGGGTTCATTTTGTGGTCAATGCCCGCAAAAAGTACAAACCGCACCTCCCAACTGGTTACTACGGCAATGCTAGTGCGTTTCCGGCTGCTTTGACCACGGCGGGGATGTTATGCACACAGCCGTTGGGCTACGCATTGAAGTTGGTAATTGAAGCTAAAGAGGTGGTGACAGAGGAGTACATGAGGTCGATGACTGACCTCATGGTCTTGAGGGGACGACCTCCCTACATGGGGGCACACTCCTTTTTCATTTCAGACGTGAGGCATGTAGGGTTTGTGGACGTCGACTTTGGTTGGGGAAAAGCTTGCTATACTGGACTAACTTCTTCATGCGCAACAGCCTTACCTAGCCAAGTCATGAGGTTGTTCAACTTTTTTGTATGTGGTAAGAATGATAAAGACGAGGATGGAGCTCTCTTGCTATTATCACTTCCACCAACTGCCATGAAGGTATTTGAGGACGAAATGCAACGCCTACTAAAACATGGTTATCATATCCTATCAACTTTACAAACATaa
- the LOC124924665 gene encoding exocyst complex component EXO70A1-like has translation MIFLGLSSCYLLYLHIRTHAIRRAHENIDKTLKASEVILSQFDISRQVESKILRSPHEDLESYLEAIQQLKSNISFFSNNKSFKSSDGVINHSNNLLAKALSKLEQEFEQIMSSYSKPVEPERLFECLPSSLRPSSKSPDNEGNSGGKHHFGHEQHHNAELEDAVYTTPVLIPPRTLPLLHNLAQQIFDARLLSRK, from the exons ATGATCTTTCTGGGTCTTAGCTCATGTTATCTTCTATATTTGCATATTAGAACACACGCTATCAGGAGAGCTCATGAGAATATTGATAAGACATTGAAGGCATCAGAAGTTATATTGTCTCAATTTGATATTTCTCGTCAG GTAGAGTCTAAGATACTTAGAAGTCCGCATGAAGACTTGGAAAGCTACCTTGAAGCGATCCAACAACTAAAGAGCAATATTAGCTTCTTCAGCAACAACAAAAGTTTTAAGAGCAGTGATGGTGTAattaatcattcaaataatttacttGCTAAAGCTCTATCAAAGTTAGAACAAGAATTTGAGCAAATCATGTCATCTTATAG CAAACCTGTGGAACCTGAACGCCTTTTTGAGTGCCTTCCAAGTTCATTAAGACCATCCTCTAAGTCACCAGATAATGAAGGAAATTCAGGTGGCAAACATCATTTTGGTCATGAGCAGCATCACAACGCTGAATTAGAGGATGCAGTTTACACAACGCCTGTTCTCATTCCACCAAGAACTTTACCGCTATTGCACAACTTAGCCCAACAAATATTTGATGCCag ATTGCTAtcaagaaaatga